DNA sequence from the Patescibacteria group bacterium genome:
CATTTATTCTCACCAAGAGTACATTGGCCATCACCACAATCTTTAACACAGACAAATCTCCCCATTGCTAGACGGCAAAGACCAAGGTTTTCTGGCTCAGGCTGAGCATTACCTATGCTTTCTAAACCAGAACAGCAGAAATCATTATTGGCTTCAACACCTACTTCTCCTTCTTTAATACAGGAAGTAGGGCCACAATCTTCAGCACAATTACACTTGTTCTCACCTAAAGTACATTGACCATCCCCACAATCTTTTACACACATGCTAGCGCCAAGTGGTATGTAGTCAGGACAATTACCATTGCCATCAGGATGAGCCGTCGAAATCGGTTCTAGACCTGGACAACATTTATAGCCAGGATAAACTGGAACTGTTTCGCCTTCCTGACCACAAGGAATGACCGTTGGAGTCGCACCACAAATACAGTCTCTATCATAAGGGCAGCTGGGATTATAACACCGCATATATTGGGCACACGCCTGTCTTGGTGGACAAGGCGTTCCGCACATTAAACCAGGAGCACATGCGGCATCCGGCCCACAAGACTGACCACACATTCCAGGCCCTGGAGTAATGGGTTGAAGTCCGCAGAGGCCTTTGTGACCCATATATTCGTCTTTACTAACGTCCCCATAAATACCCGGAGAACCTGGAAGCAAACAATAATCCTCGCCAAAAAGCGGATCCGCGGCAATATTACCATTTACTCCATAAGTAAAGGAACATTGTTCTGAATGGGTGCAGAAGATTCGTTCATTATTCCAAAAATCGTTACGGCTGATTTCCGGATCATTAAAATCTGCACATCCACCATTATGAAGTATCAATCCACAAGTAGTAGTAGTTGAGAAAGGCTCATGATAATTACCAACGTTCACCACAATGTTGTTTACAAACGATGAGCCTTTTGTTATTGAAGCTCCGCCGCCGTTCCTATCGACATTACCATAAATCGTGTTATGTATAAATGAGGCTTCTCCTCCCGACATGTTAAGACTCACTTCATTATTGATTATGAGATTTCTTTCCACCATGTTTTCTTCACCGCCCGAGAGAAATACCCCAATTGCCTTTCCATCTCTAAGAGTATTAGAAATAATATTCACCCCTTTTCCGTACGATAAAATAATTCCACCCAAAGCGTTCATGCTGTATTTCTCTGCTTCATCTTGATAGTATTCATCAAAACCAAAATCATAAAGAGTGTTATCTCTAAAATAGGTACCAACTACTCGATAAGCATTATCAGTTTCAAACACCATTCCTGCTCGGACATGATCAACGGTATTCCTCTCGATATTGATTCCCACCAAATCATTACCATAGTTATAACTTTTAATTCCGACGGGGGAATGAGAGATTCGGTTTTCTTTAATCTCGAAATTATTCACGCCACCTAGCTCAATTGCAACAAACTCCGCCCCCCACAGCTTACATTCCGATATCTTTGAACTACCTCCCCCAGAGCTCGGTACTCCATTTAAACCCCTAATGTCAATCAATCGCGGGACTGAAGATTCTGCATACAACTCTAAAACCCCAAGATAAACATACCTATCGCTAGAATTACCATTAACAAGAATTCCACTCATGCCGATATCTCTAAAATTAACCCTCCAGCCGCTAATAGAAACGTCTACACCTTCAACTAAAATTCCTACGTCAGCATTACTAATCCAAATGTTGGTATTCGGGTCTGACTCAAAAAATATCTTTTTATTAATATAAAGACCTACTCTCCCGTCGTTAACCTGATGAATAGGAACCATATAAGTTCCAGTGTGGACGTGAATCTCCTCGTTTTCCTGGGCCACGTCAATAGCGGTTTGGATATCATGGCAGCTACCTGAACCAACGGGCGTAACATCAATTACCCCGCTAACTGCCTCACAAAAAGAAGGAATTGGGGTCGGCTCACCAGATACTGCCCTTTTTCTCAACTCAAAAGTGCCGGTCATTAGACCAACTAGAGTTACCGGAAGAGCAATCAGAAGAGCAGTGAGAACTCCTAAAGAAATCCAAAAACGATATTTTGTGGGGATTTGACCCAATGAGTTTTTGAAGGATTTAATTGGGTTAACCATAAAAAATTCTTTGCCTTGATTCTAGGATACGACTATAATGGAAGCGTGTCAAGGTTTATCTTCCAATCGCTAATCTTTTTCCTCCCTCTCTTCTTCTGGCCTTCGCCTTTGAAATTTGAACTCGCCAAAATCAGCCTTTTTCTTACGGGTGGCTTTTTATTAGTCTTTTTATTTCTAGCCAAGCTTAAAATCAAAAACTTCGAAATACACTTCAAAAACCTTGATAAAATCTGGTTTCTCTGGGTCGGAATTCTTCTTTTAAGCACTTTAATCACTCAAATTTTTCCCTATGGTTTTCTCGCTGGCGGTTATCGCCACCAAAGCGTGCTTTTTTTCTTTCTCTTAGGACTTTTTGGGTTAATCGCGAAAGGTTTAGGCACGAAAAACGCGAAAATTGTTTTGAAGTGGGCGAGTGCCGCGATTATCATCGAAACTTTAATTATTTACGCCCAGTGGCTAGCC
Encoded proteins:
- a CDS encoding right-handed parallel beta-helix repeat-containing protein; protein product: MVNPIKSFKNSLGQIPTKYRFWISLGVLTALLIALPVTLVGLMTGTFELRKRAVSGEPTPIPSFCEAVSGVIDVTPVGSGSCHDIQTAIDVAQENEEIHVHTGTYMVPIHQVNDGRVGLYINKKIFFESDPNTNIWISNADVGILVEGVDVSISGWRVNFRDIGMSGILVNGNSSDRYVYLGVLELYAESSVPRLIDIRGLNGVPSSGGGSSKISECKLWGAEFVAIELGGVNNFEIKENRISHSPVGIKSYNYGNDLVGINIERNTVDHVRAGMVFETDNAYRVVGTYFRDNTLYDFGFDEYYQDEAEKYSMNALGGIILSYGKGVNIISNTLRDGKAIGVFLSGGEENMVERNLIINNEVSLNMSGGEASFIHNTIYGNVDRNGGGASITKGSSFVNNIVVNVGNYHEPFSTTTTCGLILHNGGCADFNDPEISRNDFWNNERIFCTHSEQCSFTYGVNGNIAADPLFGEDYCLLPGSPGIYGDVSKDEYMGHKGLCGLQPITPGPGMCGQSCGPDAACAPGLMCGTPCPPRQACAQYMRCYNPSCPYDRDCICGATPTVIPCGQEGETVPVYPGYKCCPGLEPISTAHPDGNGNCPDYIPLGASMCVKDCGDGQCTLGENKCNCAEDCGPTSCIKEGEVGVEANNDFCCSGLESIGNAQPEPENLGLCRLAMGRFVCVKDCGDGQCTLGENKCNCPEDCGPISTPTPTPTIPTSLDLKIRFDGVTSRPTDDSDREIKIYATNLSGGPHFGSADNKQTVVLSVDDLGTYHGKITFSSDHFGHRYRLRIKGPKHLQRVFPDIVFVQDLDLTDWPLRPGDLDQDGDVDINDLRAIKVFSTNPADIAFGDLNFDNRVDIFDKVLVLGTLAVQYDPD